One part of the [Pantoea] beijingensis genome encodes these proteins:
- a CDS encoding DUF2058 domain-containing protein, whose protein sequence is MTKLTLQEQLLKAGLVTTKKMAKVQRTAKKSRVQAREAREAVEENKKAQLERDKQLNEQQKQAFLSKEYKAQVKQLIEMNRINISKGDIGFNFTDHNLIKKIIVDKTTQTQLISGRLAIARLIIDNSGESEYVIIPASVADKISQRDATSIVLNSALSQEEQDEEDPYADFKVPDDLMW, encoded by the coding sequence ATGACAAAACTTACCTTACAAGAGCAACTGCTAAAAGCTGGATTAGTGACGACAAAAAAAATGGCCAAAGTCCAGAGGACGGCTAAAAAGTCACGCGTTCAGGCCCGTGAGGCAAGAGAGGCGGTGGAAGAAAATAAAAAAGCGCAACTTGAGCGTGATAAGCAGCTAAACGAACAGCAAAAGCAAGCTTTTTTATCTAAAGAGTATAAAGCGCAGGTAAAGCAGCTCATTGAAATGAACAGGATCAACATTTCAAAAGGTGATATTGGTTTTAACTTCACTGATCATAATCTAATTAAAAAAATCATTGTGGATAAGACGACCCAGACTCAGTTGATTAGTGGTCGGCTTGCCATTGCTCGTTTGATTATTGATAACAGCGGTGAGAGTGAATACGTTATTATCCCCGCGAGCGTAGCCGATAAAATTTCTCAGCGAGATGCAACCAGCATTGTTTTAAATAGCGCGCTTAGCCAGGAAGAGCAAGATGAGGAAGATCCGTATGCCGATTTTAAAGTACCCGATGACTTGATGTGGTAA
- a CDS encoding RluA family pseudouridine synthase yields the protein MSRIIDTFIAPPCHDKIENLYQDDHLVLINKPGGLLSLSGKNPQNLDSVHHRLVQIFPGCTLVHRLDFGTSGLMVIARNKAINAALCQQFSQRKVIKVYSALLCGHLAKDEGVIDAAIAKDPMRFPLMSICAINGKPARSHYRVVERFYHKWDDGTLLPLTRVQLTPETGRTHQLRIHCQQLGHPILGCDLYGGCLQPVTERTPRLMLHASELHFFHPASETWFSARNTSPF from the coding sequence ATGTCCAGGATTATTGATACCTTTATTGCACCACCTTGCCATGACAAGATCGAGAATCTTTATCAGGACGATCACCTGGTGCTTATCAATAAACCTGGCGGACTACTCAGTCTCTCGGGGAAAAATCCGCAAAATCTCGATTCGGTGCATCACAGACTGGTGCAGATATTCCCCGGCTGCACATTAGTCCACCGTCTTGATTTCGGCACTTCCGGGCTAATGGTGATTGCCCGCAATAAAGCTATAAATGCCGCCCTCTGCCAGCAGTTCAGCCAGCGTAAAGTGATCAAAGTTTATAGCGCCCTGCTCTGTGGGCATCTGGCCAAAGACGAAGGAGTGATCGACGCTGCTATTGCAAAAGATCCCATGCGTTTTCCGTTAATGTCGATTTGCGCCATCAACGGCAAACCCGCTCGCTCCCACTATCGGGTCGTTGAGCGCTTTTATCATAAATGGGACGACGGGACGTTGCTGCCACTAACTCGGGTGCAACTTACGCCAGAAACTGGACGTACTCATCAACTTCGTATCCATTGTCAGCAGTTGGGTCACCCCATTTTGGGCTGTGATCTTTATGGCGGTTGCCTGCAGCCAGTTACCGAACGCACACCACGGCTAATGCTGCACGCCAGTGAGTTACATTTTTTTCATCCCGCGAGTGAAACGTGGTTCAGTGCCCGTAATACCAGCCCGTTCTGA
- the mtfA gene encoding DgsA anti-repressor MtfA: MIKWPWKANTEEQISPLPWQQAINVPIFSALSEADKHALIKLADRFLRQKRLVPLQHFELDELSCARIALLFCLPVLKLGLEWLDGFNEVLIYPTPFVVDDEWQDDFGLVHNERMVQSGQSWQQGPIVLNWLDIQDSFDLSGFNLIVHEVAHKLDSRGSGYANGVPAIPLRDVAGWEHDLHAAMENIQEEIDLVGENAATIDAYAASEPAECFAVLSEYFFSAPELLQGRFPTLYQRFVLFYGQDTLKHVESWQLRRDDGETVH; the protein is encoded by the coding sequence ATGATTAAATGGCCGTGGAAAGCAAATACTGAAGAACAGATTTCGCCCTTACCCTGGCAACAGGCAATTAATGTTCCTATTTTTTCGGCACTGAGCGAGGCAGACAAACATGCCTTGATCAAGTTAGCCGATCGCTTTCTACGCCAGAAGCGTCTGGTACCATTGCAACATTTTGAACTGGACGAGCTAAGTTGTGCGCGCATTGCATTGTTGTTTTGCTTGCCCGTGCTGAAGCTTGGCCTTGAGTGGCTGGATGGTTTCAACGAAGTACTCATCTACCCAACACCTTTTGTTGTCGATGATGAGTGGCAGGATGATTTCGGCCTGGTACATAATGAACGCATGGTGCAATCAGGCCAGAGCTGGCAACAAGGTCCAATCGTATTGAACTGGCTTGATATTCAGGACTCCTTCGACCTCTCCGGGTTCAACCTTATCGTGCATGAAGTTGCTCACAAACTTGATTCGCGCGGCAGTGGTTATGCGAACGGTGTTCCTGCGATTCCCCTGCGTGACGTGGCCGGTTGGGAACACGACTTGCATGCTGCAATGGAGAATATTCAGGAGGAAATCGATCTGGTTGGCGAGAATGCCGCCACTATCGATGCTTACGCGGCCAGCGAGCCGGCGGAGTGTTTTGCGGTACTTTCAGAGTATTTTTTTAGCGCGCCTGAACTCCTGCAAGGTCGTTTCCCAACACTTTATCAGCGTTTCGTCTTATTTTATGGCCAGGATACCTTAAAGCATGTAGAGAGCTGGCAATTACGACGTGACGATGGTGAAACTGTTCATTAA
- a CDS encoding phosphohydrolase: MSLEIWQSRFEHWLHETWPQDDKAHDVAHLKRVWQTAQRIMQGTEANPLVILAACYFHDVVNLPKNHPERHLASRKAAVETRRIMQEVFPDFPAELHDAVAHAIQAHSFSARIEPETLEAKIVQDADRLESLGAIGLARVFYTSGALGRPLFDSDDPMGKARELNDSHWTLDHFQKKLFTLPNTMQTAEGKRLAQHNVHFLVEFVAKLCAELRGDLCTLDPSILRDYSPHALEY; this comes from the coding sequence ATGTCGCTTGAAATATGGCAATCACGATTTGAGCATTGGCTCCATGAAACCTGGCCACAGGATGATAAGGCGCATGATGTTGCACATCTAAAACGCGTCTGGCAAACAGCCCAGCGTATTATGCAGGGCACAGAGGCCAATCCACTGGTAATACTGGCCGCATGCTATTTCCATGACGTAGTTAACTTACCGAAGAATCACCCTGAACGGCATCTCGCTTCCCGAAAAGCTGCTGTCGAAACACGTCGGATTATGCAGGAGGTTTTCCCGGATTTTCCTGCGGAGCTGCATGATGCCGTAGCGCATGCGATACAGGCCCACAGCTTCAGTGCTCGGATCGAACCTGAAACGCTGGAAGCCAAGATTGTACAAGATGCCGATAGGCTGGAGTCTTTGGGGGCTATTGGTCTGGCTCGCGTTTTTTATACGTCGGGAGCCCTGGGTCGCCCCCTTTTTGATAGCGATGACCCGATGGGTAAAGCGCGTGAGCTAAATGATAGTCACTGGACGCTGGACCATTTCCAGAAAAAACTTTTTACGTTACCAAATACCATGCAAACGGCGGAAGGGAAACGACTGGCGCAACATAATGTACATTTTTTGGTGGAGTTTGTTGCCAAACTGTGTGCTGAGTTACGGGGCGACCTCTGTACGCTGGATCCGTCAATACTGCGTGATTATTCGCCACATGCGCTCGAATATTAA
- a CDS encoding methyl-accepting chemotaxis protein, which translates to MSLLSALPLRVIRRPFSRLQLPAFLRSLRGSFLLFLLLFLLLQCTSIALLTRLVNHTHHNIAASFAMNERQSLLDKVRIALLTASDNSNRAGLFLMQDQQSGSVDSWKSLAASAQASLEEAQTLFSRWHPDEKSDLKQSVDLLFGGLREQLKSLNENQIDAFFMVPMQAYQQQFNDAYNRDIALTQQEGRKANMDMLASLLHSRNVSLGISCLLLTALLIGGFLLLRGVIVPLDTASRQLSRIATGDLSRPLIIGRMQASELKRLSQAIAGMQHGLQHIVGEINTISTTVMNNAAQIARQNGAVRQQNQKQTQQIGQISQRLNTIAGDVEKGTQFTRHATLQVQATDVMAQRCGTMVADVDARMREIVEASKEIAGIITLLEGLSLQTKLLALNAAIESAHAGIYGRSFSVVAREIGLLSQKSSHSTRDIDRLINSTHDHIDTGFTKVQALNSVFSEITLAVTSVVALLQEMQQNALAQSEQINSIAGDIRQLNQQIQHNETLTNSSLTAAETLVGDSQRLAQSVHLFSL; encoded by the coding sequence ATGTCGCTTCTTTCAGCGTTGCCGCTTCGCGTCATCCGACGCCCATTCTCACGCCTTCAACTCCCCGCTTTTCTGCGAAGTTTGCGCGGCAGTTTTTTGCTTTTTTTACTGCTTTTTTTACTGCTGCAATGTACCAGCATCGCGTTACTGACGCGCTTAGTGAACCATACCCACCACAATATCGCGGCTTCGTTCGCGATGAATGAACGCCAGTCTCTGCTGGATAAAGTGCGAATCGCGTTACTGACGGCCAGCGATAACAGCAACCGCGCCGGACTCTTCCTGATGCAGGATCAGCAAAGCGGCTCGGTTGATAGCTGGAAAAGTCTGGCGGCCAGTGCGCAGGCCTCGCTTGAAGAGGCTCAAACGCTATTTTCTCGTTGGCATCCCGATGAGAAAAGCGATCTGAAGCAAAGTGTTGATCTGCTTTTTGGCGGCCTACGCGAACAGCTTAAAAGCCTGAATGAAAACCAGATTGACGCTTTTTTTATGGTCCCGATGCAAGCCTACCAGCAGCAGTTTAATGACGCCTATAATCGGGATATCGCGCTGACGCAGCAGGAAGGACGTAAAGCCAACATGGATATGCTGGCATCACTGCTGCACAGCCGCAACGTCTCCCTTGGGATCTCTTGCCTGCTGCTTACGGCCCTGCTTATCGGCGGTTTTCTTCTACTGCGCGGTGTAATTGTCCCTCTTGATACCGCATCCCGACAGCTTTCACGCATCGCGACAGGCGACCTGTCGCGCCCCTTAATAATCGGTCGGATGCAGGCCAGCGAATTAAAGCGTTTATCACAGGCAATTGCCGGGATGCAGCACGGACTCCAGCATATTGTGGGGGAGATTAACACTATCTCAACTACCGTTATGAATAATGCCGCGCAGATAGCCCGACAAAATGGGGCCGTTCGCCAGCAGAATCAGAAGCAAACGCAACAAATTGGACAAATTAGCCAGCGTCTTAATACCATCGCCGGAGACGTTGAAAAGGGTACACAATTCACCCGACATGCCACGCTGCAGGTGCAGGCAACAGATGTTATGGCGCAACGTTGCGGCACTATGGTGGCGGATGTAGATGCCAGGATGCGGGAAATCGTTGAAGCATCGAAAGAAATAGCCGGCATTATTACACTATTAGAAGGTCTATCGCTGCAAACCAAACTTTTAGCGCTCAATGCAGCCATTGAATCGGCACACGCAGGTATCTACGGCCGCAGTTTTTCGGTAGTCGCCCGCGAAATTGGCCTGCTATCGCAAAAAAGTAGTCATTCGACACGCGATATCGACAGGTTAATCAATAGTACTCACGACCATATTGATACCGGTTTTACCAAGGTTCAGGCGTTGAACAGTGTCTTTAGCGAAATTACGCTGGCGGTGACCAGCGTGGTGGCATTATTACAGGAGATGCAGCAAAACGCCCTTGCGCAAAGCGAACAGATCAATTCCATTGCCGGAGATATCCGCCAGTTGAATCAGCAGATACAACATAATGAAACGCTGACAAACAGCAGTCTTACTGCGGCAGAAACACTGGTGGGCGATTCACAACGGCTGGCGCAAAGCGTTCATTTATTTTCACTATAA
- a CDS encoding epoxyqueuosine reductase QueH produces MSETVRPPLSLPNGADKLLLHSCCAPCSGEVMEAIQAAGIEYTIFFYNPNIHPQKEYLLRKEENIRFAEKHGIPFIDADYDTDNWFERAKGMEWEPERGVRCTMCFDMRFERTALYAWEHGFTAISSSLGISRWKNMQQINDCGQRAAAPYPGMIYWDYNWRKKGGSARMIEISKRERFYQQEYCGCVYSLRDTNLHRKSQGRPLIKLGVLYYGDEDQ; encoded by the coding sequence ATGAGCGAAACAGTACGTCCCCCACTCTCTCTGCCAAATGGCGCAGATAAACTCTTGCTGCACTCCTGCTGCGCCCCCTGTTCAGGCGAAGTAATGGAAGCGATTCAGGCCGCCGGCATTGAGTACACCATTTTTTTCTACAATCCTAATATCCATCCGCAAAAAGAGTATTTGTTGCGTAAGGAAGAAAATATCCGCTTTGCTGAAAAGCACGGAATTCCTTTTATCGATGCAGATTACGATACGGATAACTGGTTTGAACGGGCAAAAGGCATGGAGTGGGAACCCGAACGCGGCGTGCGCTGCACCATGTGCTTTGATATGCGATTCGAACGTACTGCGCTTTATGCCTGGGAACACGGGTTTACCGCTATATCCAGCTCCTTGGGCATTTCACGCTGGAAGAATATGCAGCAAATTAACGACTGCGGTCAACGTGCGGCAGCCCCCTATCCCGGGATGATCTACTGGGACTATAACTGGCGTAAAAAAGGGGGATCCGCCCGGATGATTGAAATTAGCAAACGTGAACGATTCTATCAGCAGGAGTACTGCGGCTGTGTTTACTCGCTGCGTGATACTAACCTGCACCGTAAATCGCAGGGGAGACCACTGATAAAATTAGGTGTTCTTTACTACGGTGACGAAGATCAATAG
- a CDS encoding DNA cytosine methyltransferase encodes MSEFDQVAAQLAETSRQQQRQKFEQDRALLLRVLEIYDQKTIAGLLRKASEHEWTRESLNRWLNGKSSPRALSASEVTMLQRMLPSPPANHPHYAFRFVDLFAGIGGIRSGFEAIGGQCVFTSEWNKHAVRTYKANWYCDEQTHRFNQDIRDITLSGNAEIGEQQAYQHINEMIPDHDVLLAGFPCQPFSLAGVSKKNALGRAHGFECDAQGTLFFDVARIITAKKPPIFVLENVKNLKSHDKGNTFRIIMATLDELGYDVADADITGAPDPKIVDGKHFLPQHRERIVLVGFRRDLQLKKDFTLRQIAQFYPHRRITLAELLEPEVDAKYILTPTLWKYLYHYAKKHQAKGNGFGYGLVNPTQASGVVRTLSARYYKDGSEILIDRGWDLALGEVDFDDAENQQRRPRRLTPRECARLMGFETLQGQAFRIPVSDTQAYRQFGNSVIVPAFAAVAKLLQPWIIEAVSRRQNSL; translated from the coding sequence ATGAGCGAATTTGACCAGGTTGCGGCACAACTGGCAGAAACATCCCGCCAGCAGCAACGACAGAAGTTTGAGCAGGACCGTGCGCTATTGCTGCGCGTGCTGGAAATATACGATCAGAAAACCATTGCTGGCTTACTGCGTAAGGCCAGCGAGCATGAGTGGACACGTGAGTCATTGAATCGCTGGCTCAATGGCAAGAGCTCACCGAGAGCACTGAGTGCGTCGGAAGTGACGATGCTACAGAGGATGCTACCGTCTCCACCGGCCAACCATCCCCATTATGCCTTCCGATTTGTCGACCTCTTTGCTGGTATTGGCGGTATCCGCAGCGGATTTGAAGCCATTGGCGGCCAATGTGTGTTTACCAGCGAATGGAATAAGCATGCGGTTCGGACTTATAAAGCTAACTGGTACTGTGATGAACAGACGCATCGTTTTAATCAAGATATCCGTGATATTACCTTAAGCGGTAATGCTGAGATCGGTGAGCAGCAGGCTTATCAACATATTAATGAAATGATACCCGATCACGATGTGCTACTGGCGGGTTTTCCCTGCCAGCCGTTTTCGCTGGCAGGGGTTTCGAAGAAAAATGCATTAGGGCGGGCACATGGCTTTGAGTGTGATGCGCAAGGAACGCTTTTTTTTGATGTAGCGCGAATTATCACTGCCAAAAAACCACCAATATTCGTCCTGGAGAATGTGAAAAACCTGAAAAGCCATGATAAAGGCAACACCTTTCGCATTATTATGGCCACGCTGGATGAGTTGGGATATGACGTGGCGGATGCGGATATCACCGGCGCCCCCGATCCGAAGATTGTCGATGGTAAACACTTTCTGCCGCAGCACCGCGAGCGCATTGTGCTGGTGGGTTTTCGTCGCGATTTACAGCTCAAAAAAGACTTTACGCTGCGCCAGATCGCGCAATTTTATCCCCATCGTCGCATCACGCTTGCCGAGTTGCTGGAGCCGGAAGTCGACGCCAAATATATTCTGACGCCGACACTCTGGAAGTACCTTTATCACTACGCGAAAAAGCACCAGGCTAAAGGTAATGGGTTTGGCTATGGATTGGTTAATCCCACTCAGGCCAGCGGTGTGGTAAGAACCCTCTCGGCTCGTTACTACAAGGATGGTTCTGAAATTTTGATCGATCGTGGCTGGGATCTTGCGCTGGGTGAGGTAGATTTCGATGACGCTGAAAACCAGCAGCGCCGTCCTCGCCGCCTGACGCCTCGGGAGTGCGCGCGCCTGATGGGATTTGAGACGCTTCAAGGGCAGGCTTTCCGCATACCGGTCTCGGACACGCAAGCGTATCGCCAATTTGGCAATTCGGTGATCGTTCCGGCTTTTGCAGCGGTGGCAAAATTGTTACAGCCCTGGATCATAGAGGCGGTTAGCCGACGTCAGAATAGCCTTTAG
- a CDS encoding very short patch repair endonuclease has translation MADVHSAEVRSKNMRAIRTRDTAIEVRLARLLEHAGFCYRVQDKALPGRPDFVLDESGTIIFVHGCFWHRHHCYLFKQPATRTDFWLEKMNANVARDERHIAALRERGWKVLIVWECALRGKCKLDDEAMTSRLEEWILAGDGDAEIDHQGIHCLSLLPHPSRGEAQR, from the coding sequence ATGGCCGATGTTCATTCTGCTGAAGTGCGTAGTAAAAATATGCGTGCGATTCGTACGCGCGATACGGCCATTGAGGTCCGGTTGGCGCGCTTGCTGGAGCACGCAGGATTCTGCTATCGGGTGCAGGATAAAGCACTGCCGGGACGACCCGATTTTGTGCTGGATGAATCGGGCACGATTATTTTTGTCCATGGTTGTTTCTGGCATCGCCATCACTGCTATTTATTCAAGCAGCCGGCAACGCGTACCGATTTTTGGCTGGAAAAAATGAATGCCAACGTCGCGCGTGATGAACGGCACATCGCCGCATTACGCGAGAGGGGCTGGAAAGTATTGATTGTCTGGGAATGCGCACTGCGCGGAAAATGTAAGTTGGATGATGAGGCGATGACGTCTCGCCTTGAAGAGTGGATTCTTGCCGGTGATGGCGATGCTGAGATCGACCATCAGGGCATTCATTGTCTCTCTTTGCTCCCTCACCCAAGCCGTGGGGAAGCGCAGCGCTAA
- a CDS encoding oxidoreductase, producing MSSSQKVWFITGVSRGFGHALAQTLLAQGETVIGTTRDIAPSFISEPHFHWLPLDVTDAGGVSATVEKAFAVAGRIDVLVNNAGYGLLGAVEEATDEQIDRLFAVNFHGTRRVIQAALPRLRKQRSGHIINISSIAGIAPNSGSGLYSAAKFAVEGMSQALAQEVAPLGIHVTLVEPGAFRTDFLSAHSLRRSSSDIEDYATTAGAIMAKLDSVAGKQLGDPQKAAEAIVAVARAENPPLHLLLGSDALARTEKMLNAFREDIDTWRAVTLGTDFNA from the coding sequence ATGTCATCTTCACAAAAAGTCTGGTTTATCACTGGCGTATCACGCGGTTTTGGTCACGCTCTGGCCCAAACGTTGCTGGCGCAGGGTGAAACAGTTATCGGCACGACGCGAGATATCGCGCCCTCTTTTATATCCGAACCGCATTTTCATTGGCTGCCGCTGGACGTCACCGATGCTGGTGGCGTAAGTGCAACTGTAGAAAAAGCATTCGCCGTGGCGGGTCGGATCGATGTGCTCGTCAACAATGCCGGGTATGGCTTATTGGGTGCGGTAGAAGAAGCCACGGATGAGCAAATCGATCGGCTATTTGCCGTCAATTTCCATGGCACACGCAGAGTTATCCAGGCGGCACTTCCCCGCCTGCGTAAGCAGCGGAGCGGACATATCATTAATATCTCCTCGATCGCGGGCATTGCACCTAATTCCGGTTCAGGTTTGTATTCTGCCGCAAAATTTGCCGTAGAAGGCATGTCTCAGGCCCTGGCTCAAGAAGTCGCTCCGCTCGGCATCCATGTCACGTTGGTAGAGCCGGGGGCGTTTCGTACCGATTTTCTTTCTGCACACTCGCTGCGCCGCAGCAGCAGTGATATTGAGGATTACGCCACCACTGCTGGCGCAATAATGGCAAAACTGGACTCGGTAGCCGGTAAGCAATTGGGGGATCCGCAAAAAGCCGCAGAAGCAATCGTTGCGGTCGCGCGAGCAGAAAACCCGCCGCTACACCTTTTGCTGGGCAGTGACGCCCTAGCGCGCACCGAGAAAATGTTAAATGCATTCAGGGAGGACATCGATACATGGCGGGCGGTGACGTTGGGAACCGATTTTAACGCTTAG
- a CDS encoding LysR substrate-binding domain-containing protein, whose product MRNSDYAELKAFMTIVEQGSFSRAAIMLNIKPSTLSQVLRQLEARLGVRLLNRTTRSLSLTEPGAQLLAKIKPAFQAMDHAVNDIASLSGKTAGTLRVHTTRIAAELYIEPLLGDFHRAWPDIILDITVEDAAIDIVNQGFDIGVRLGERLENDMIAHPLGGEFREVAFASPAYLDRFGRPQTINDLQQHRCINWRYPGNQHIYNWEMWHDNRWVSVTVSGPLIVSDRRLAVSAACQHLGIGFWLDSKVAHHVERGELELILEKYSRSFDGFYLYYPQQSVASPTIKAFVDFFRRSHSTQVTTE is encoded by the coding sequence ATGCGCAACAGCGATTATGCCGAGCTGAAAGCCTTTATGACGATTGTCGAACAGGGTAGTTTTTCCCGTGCGGCGATAATGCTTAATATTAAACCCTCCACCTTAAGCCAGGTTTTACGCCAACTCGAAGCCCGGCTCGGCGTGCGGCTGCTTAACCGCACCACGCGCAGCCTGTCGCTGACCGAGCCCGGCGCACAGCTGCTGGCTAAAATTAAACCTGCATTTCAGGCCATGGATCATGCTGTCAACGATATCGCCAGCCTTAGCGGTAAAACCGCAGGTACACTACGCGTGCACACCACCCGAATTGCCGCCGAACTTTATATTGAGCCTCTGTTAGGGGATTTTCACCGTGCCTGGCCGGATATTATCCTGGATATTACCGTCGAAGATGCAGCTATTGATATCGTTAACCAGGGCTTTGATATTGGCGTACGGCTTGGCGAACGACTGGAAAATGATATGATCGCGCATCCGCTAGGCGGTGAATTTCGTGAGGTCGCATTTGCTTCCCCGGCTTATCTTGACCGTTTTGGCCGTCCGCAAACCATCAACGATCTACAGCAGCATCGCTGCATTAACTGGCGATATCCGGGCAATCAGCACATTTATAACTGGGAAATGTGGCACGATAACCGCTGGGTGAGCGTTACGGTTAGCGGCCCCTTGATTGTCTCGGACCGTCGACTGGCGGTTAGCGCAGCGTGCCAGCATCTCGGGATAGGATTTTGGCTTGATTCAAAAGTCGCCCATCACGTCGAACGTGGTGAGCTGGAATTAATCCTGGAAAAATACAGCCGTTCCTTTGATGGTTTTTATCTTTACTACCCACAGCAGAGCGTCGCATCCCCGACGATAAAAGCCTTTGTCGATTTTTTTCGACGATCTCATTCTACCCAAGTCACCACAGAGTGA
- the yedA gene encoding drug/metabolite exporter YedA, with product MSRHPSAILPLIASLFALYIIWGSTYFVIRLGVESWPPMLMAGLRFLIAGLLLFIFLRWRGHPLPPARPLLNAVLVGILLLAIGNGLVTLAEHQDVPSGIAAVMVATVPLFAMCFSRLFGIATRWIEWLGICVGLIGIILLNSGGHLSGNPWGAIMILIAALSWAFGSVWGSRVMLPKGAMAAAIEMLSAGVILLAASALSGERITTLPGLQGVFALGYLIIFGSIIAINAYMYLIRNVTPAIATSYAYVNPVVAVLLGTSLGNETLSSLEWLALGIIIFAVVVVTLGKYLFPAKSSTMN from the coding sequence ATGTCACGTCATCCCTCCGCAATATTACCGCTAATAGCCTCGCTCTTTGCCCTGTATATCATCTGGGGATCGACCTATTTTGTTATCCGCCTTGGCGTTGAGAGCTGGCCGCCCATGCTAATGGCCGGATTACGTTTTCTGATTGCAGGTCTGCTGCTATTTATTTTTTTACGCTGGCGCGGTCATCCGTTGCCCCCTGCACGTCCGCTGCTTAATGCCGTGTTGGTGGGGATTTTACTGCTGGCCATCGGCAACGGTCTGGTCACGCTGGCAGAACATCAGGATGTGCCTTCCGGGATCGCGGCCGTCATGGTGGCAACAGTACCGCTATTTGCGATGTGTTTCAGCCGCCTGTTTGGTATTGCCACGCGCTGGATTGAATGGCTCGGGATTTGCGTCGGCCTGATAGGTATTATCCTGCTAAACAGCGGAGGGCATTTAAGTGGAAATCCGTGGGGTGCCATAATGATTTTAATTGCCGCGTTAAGCTGGGCTTTCGGATCGGTTTGGGGTTCCCGCGTGATGCTACCAAAGGGCGCAATGGCTGCCGCGATTGAAATGCTCTCAGCAGGCGTAATATTGCTTGCCGCTAGCGCATTAAGCGGCGAACGCATAACAACACTGCCCGGACTACAGGGCGTATTTGCGCTGGGCTACCTGATTATTTTCGGTTCAATTATTGCTATTAATGCTTATATGTATCTTATCCGCAACGTGACGCCCGCCATCGCCACCAGCTATGCTTACGTTAATCCGGTGGTTGCCGTATTACTGGGCACCTCCTTAGGTAATGAAACCCTGTCATCACTGGAGTGGCTGGCACTCGGAATTATTATTTTTGCCGTCGTCGTGGTCACGCTTGGAAAATACCTGTTTCCGGCAAAATCTTCGACGATGAACTAA
- a CDS encoding DUF808 family protein encodes MAGTSLLTLLDDIATLLDDISVMGKVAAKKTAGVLGDDLSLNAQQVTGVKANRELPVVWGVAKGSFINKLILVPLALVISAFAPWAITPLLMIGGAYLCYEGVEKVMHSLHPDKSASTPEARQQRLANTAQQDPVAYEKKKVKGAIRTDFILSAEIVAITLGIVSEAPLLNQVLILSGIAILVTIGVYGIVAGIVKLDDLGLWLSEKSSAAAKVVGRGLLVAAPWLMKVLTVVGTLAMFLVGGGIVVHGVPALHHMIEDVSARQNGIVTMLIDNGANMVIGVIVGSIVLFVVNMIAKMRSA; translated from the coding sequence TTGGCAGGAACAAGTTTACTGACGTTACTCGATGATATTGCTACGTTACTCGACGATATCTCCGTGATGGGGAAGGTTGCGGCAAAGAAGACCGCGGGCGTGCTGGGAGACGATCTCTCGCTCAATGCACAGCAGGTAACCGGCGTTAAAGCGAATCGTGAATTACCAGTTGTGTGGGGCGTAGCTAAGGGATCATTTATTAATAAATTAATCCTGGTGCCACTGGCTCTGGTGATCAGTGCATTTGCGCCCTGGGCTATTACGCCGCTATTAATGATTGGGGGGGCGTACCTCTGTTATGAAGGGGTCGAAAAGGTCATGCATAGCCTGCATCCTGATAAATCGGCCTCAACACCCGAGGCGCGGCAGCAAAGACTGGCAAATACTGCGCAGCAGGATCCGGTCGCTTATGAGAAGAAAAAGGTTAAAGGGGCCATTCGCACCGATTTCATTCTCTCTGCGGAAATTGTAGCGATAACTTTAGGAATTGTCTCTGAAGCACCGTTACTGAATCAGGTTTTAATCCTGTCAGGTATTGCAATCCTGGTGACTATTGGCGTGTATGGCATCGTCGCGGGGATCGTAAAGCTGGACGATTTAGGTTTATGGCTGAGCGAGAAATCTTCAGCCGCAGCAAAGGTTGTTGGCCGCGGTTTGCTGGTTGCTGCCCCTTGGTTAATGAAGGTGCTCACCGTAGTGGGAACGCTGGCGATGTTTTTAGTCGGGGGGGGAATTGTGGTCCACGGTGTTCCTGCTTTACATCATATGATTGAAGATGTTAGCGCCCGACAGAACGGTATCGTTACGATGTTGATCGATAACGGCGCCAACATGGTGATTGGTGTTATCGTTGGTTCCATTGTGCTCTTTGTCGTAAATATGATTGCGAAGATGCGCTCGGCATAA